One Rhodobacteraceae bacterium M385 genomic region harbors:
- a CDS encoding ABC transporter ATP-binding protein produces MTIPLLEINGLTKAYPGVVANDGVTFAIQPGEVHALLGENGAGKSTLVKMIYGLVKPDAGVMALEGVHHTPAEPRAARHMGVAMVFQHFSLFEALTVAENIALGMENPPKPRDLSKRISDVSAAYGLPLGPESLVGDLSAGERQRVEIIRCLLQDPKLLIMDEPTSVLTPQEVEILFHTLRKLSAEGTAILYISHKLEEIRTLCDAATILRQGKVVGACDPKATSAARMAEMMVGKSLAVPARAAAAPGEVLLSIQGLNQPSATAFGTALKDISLEVRAGEVLGIGGVAGNGQDELLAVLSGEHRTEAGAVTFMGRDIGEDGPTARRASGLLSAPEERLGHAAAPDMSLTENAVLTGNARKGLSSRGFISWPKARAFADDIIAKFDVRTPGNATAARALSGGNLQKFVIGREILQDPKILVVNQPTWGVDASAAADIRQALLNLAEGGAGVIVISQDLDELLEISDRFCALNEGRLSAPQPARGLSMEDIGLMLGGAHGMAEATI; encoded by the coding sequence ATGACGATACCGCTGCTCGAAATTAATGGCCTGACCAAGGCCTACCCCGGTGTCGTTGCAAATGATGGTGTTACCTTTGCCATTCAACCCGGAGAGGTTCACGCGCTGTTGGGCGAAAACGGCGCGGGCAAATCTACGCTGGTGAAGATGATCTACGGGTTGGTGAAACCCGATGCCGGCGTCATGGCCCTTGAGGGCGTACATCACACCCCGGCTGAGCCCCGTGCCGCTCGCCATATGGGTGTAGCGATGGTGTTTCAGCACTTCAGCCTGTTCGAAGCCCTCACCGTGGCGGAAAACATCGCGCTCGGGATGGAAAACCCGCCAAAGCCGCGTGACCTGTCCAAGCGCATTTCCGATGTCAGCGCCGCTTACGGTCTGCCCTTGGGCCCCGAAAGCCTTGTCGGAGACCTTTCCGCAGGAGAGCGGCAACGGGTCGAGATCATCCGCTGTTTGCTGCAAGATCCCAAGTTGCTCATCATGGATGAGCCGACATCGGTTCTGACCCCGCAAGAGGTTGAAATCCTGTTCCACACCCTGCGCAAGCTTAGCGCAGAAGGCACCGCGATCCTCTATATCTCTCATAAACTGGAAGAAATCCGCACGCTTTGTGATGCCGCCACGATATTGCGGCAGGGCAAGGTTGTGGGCGCATGCGACCCCAAGGCGACGTCGGCCGCGCGCATGGCCGAGATGATGGTGGGCAAATCCCTTGCCGTGCCCGCTCGTGCGGCTGCGGCACCGGGCGAGGTGCTGCTGTCGATCCAAGGCCTGAACCAGCCCTCGGCCACGGCCTTTGGCACCGCGCTTAAAGACATCTCGCTCGAGGTTCGGGCAGGCGAAGTTCTGGGTATCGGCGGAGTGGCCGGCAACGGGCAGGATGAGCTGTTGGCCGTCCTTTCCGGCGAGCACCGTACCGAGGCAGGCGCCGTGACATTCATGGGCCGCGACATCGGCGAGGACGGGCCGACGGCACGCCGCGCCAGCGGCCTGTTGTCGGCACCGGAGGAGCGGTTGGGCCACGCCGCCGCCCCCGACATGAGCCTGACAGAAAACGCCGTGCTTACCGGGAATGCCCGCAAGGGGCTGTCCTCGAGGGGCTTTATCAGCTGGCCCAAGGCCCGTGCCTTCGCCGATGATATCATTGCGAAGTTTGATGTTCGCACCCCCGGCAACGCCACCGCCGCGCGGGCCCTTTCCGGGGGCAACTTGCAGAAATTCGTGATCGGACGAGAGATTTTGCAAGACCCGAAAATCCTTGTCGTTAACCAACCCACTTGGGGCGTTGATGCCTCGGCCGCTGCCGACATTCGCCAAGCCTTGCTGAACCTTGCCGAAGGGGGCGCGGGCGTCATTGTGATTAGCCAGGACCTTGATGAACTGCTCGAAATATCAGACCGTTTCTGCGCCTTGAATGAGGGGCGCTTATCCGCCCCGCAACCGGCACGCGGCCTGTCGATGGAAGATATTGGCCTGATGCTTGGCGGTGCCCATGGCATGGCGGAGGCGACAATATGA
- the xdhC gene encoding xanthine dehydrogenase accessory protein XdhC has product MTAIRVTIAAVKGSAPRNTGTAMLVYPDRITGTIGGGALEWEAMAMARQMLKDGTGTQTRTLPLGPSLGQCCGGVVTLELRAANDLPEPPATQLWIWGAGHVGRALVHTLSPLPQVSVSWIDTGDGRFPREIPDNVQKIVATDMPRVMRHAPPDAHHLIATYSHDIDLALCHAALSHSFGSVGLIGSATKWARFRQRLTHLGHSSAQISRIMCPMGDPNLGKHPQAIAIGVAARLLVGQTLQESALGGT; this is encoded by the coding sequence ATGACCGCGATCCGCGTGACGATTGCCGCGGTTAAAGGCTCCGCCCCTCGCAACACGGGCACTGCCATGCTGGTCTATCCTGACAGGATTACCGGCACGATTGGCGGCGGCGCGTTGGAGTGGGAAGCCATGGCCATGGCGCGTCAGATGCTGAAGGATGGCACTGGTACGCAGACCCGGACATTGCCACTAGGTCCGTCCCTTGGGCAATGTTGCGGCGGCGTTGTCACGTTGGAGCTGCGAGCCGCCAACGATCTGCCCGAGCCGCCCGCGACGCAGCTTTGGATCTGGGGCGCGGGCCATGTGGGGCGGGCGCTGGTTCACACCTTGTCGCCCCTGCCGCAGGTTTCGGTATCTTGGATCGATACCGGCGACGGGCGCTTCCCACGGGAAATCCCTGATAACGTGCAGAAAATCGTGGCCACTGATATGCCTAGGGTAATGCGTCATGCCCCACCTGACGCGCATCATCTGATCGCCACCTATTCCCACGATATTGATCTGGCCCTGTGTCACGCCGCCCTGTCCCATAGCTTCGGCAGTGTCGGGCTCATCGGCTCGGCCACCAAGTGGGCTCGCTTTCGCCAAAGGTTAACGCACCTCGGCCACAGCAGCGCACAAATTTCGCGCATCATGTGCCCAATGGGTGACCCAAACCTTGGCAAACATCCTCAGGCCATTGCGATTGGCGTCGCGGCGCGGCTACTTGTTGGGCAAACGCTGCAAGAATCAGCACTTGGGGGAACATGA
- the xdhB gene encoding xanthine dehydrogenase molybdopterin binding subunit, translating to MSVHKSLPHDAARLHVTGAARYVDDIPVPADCLHLAFGLSTIAKGHITAMDLSAVRSSAGVFAALAGTDLAEIPDCSPSNHDEPLLSDGAIHYAGQPLFVVAASSHLAARRAAVLADVTVQEDDPLLTIEEAQAADSRFEEGPRVYAKGDVDAALSGATHLVEGALDIGGQEHFYLEGQSALALPQEGGDMVIHSSSQHPTEIQHKVADALGLPMHSVRVEVRRMGGGFGGKESQGNHLAIACAIMAARTGRPCKMRYDRDDDFIVTGKRHDARVEYRAGFDKDGHLLGVDFTQHIRCGWAMDLSLPVADRAMLHADNAYLLPATRITSHRWKTNTQSATAFRGFGGPQGMVGMERVMDHAAQKLGLDPLELRRKNFYREAQVTDAGPSGGSFSAKMKGERLATADLKGRGAVQVSGGGGAKRFGGAHSPVQGGEVENTTPYGMAVEDFVLHAMTEQLVEACDYAERVKAVAQWNRKEPVLKRGIALTPVKFGISFTLTHLNQAGALVHVYQDGSIHMNHGGTEMGQGLFQKVAQVAASRFGVPVGQVKITATDTGKVPNTSATAASSGTDLNGMAVKAACDKIRLRIAEAVAGDLQAQPEDVVFADGYVSSPQAALTFAEAVQLAYIRRVSLSATGYYKTPKIAWDRIAGQGRPFLYFAYGAACSEVVIDTLTGENRILRTDILHDAGASLNPALDIGQIEGGFVQGAGWLTTEELVWDTKGALKTHAPSTYKIPCASDAPDIFNVALYDAPNREDTIYRSKAVGEPPFMLGISVFSALSNACAAAGPAFPDLQAPATAEAVLAAVTRARQ from the coding sequence ATGAGCGTCCATAAGTCCCTTCCCCACGACGCCGCACGCCTCCATGTCACGGGCGCGGCCCGCTATGTGGATGATATCCCGGTTCCGGCAGATTGCCTGCATCTGGCCTTCGGCCTTTCCACCATCGCCAAGGGCCACATCACGGCAATGGACCTATCCGCAGTCCGCTCATCCGCAGGCGTCTTCGCCGCCTTGGCGGGGACCGATCTGGCTGAAATACCCGATTGCTCTCCGTCCAACCATGACGAGCCGCTATTGTCCGACGGCGCCATTCATTACGCGGGCCAACCGCTATTTGTGGTGGCCGCGTCCTCGCATCTTGCAGCACGGCGGGCGGCAGTTTTGGCAGATGTGACCGTACAAGAGGACGACCCGCTTTTGACCATCGAAGAGGCCCAAGCCGCCGATAGTCGATTTGAAGAAGGGCCCAGAGTTTATGCCAAGGGCGATGTGGATGCAGCCCTGAGTGGTGCAACCCATCTTGTGGAAGGCGCGCTTGATATCGGCGGGCAAGAGCACTTCTATCTGGAAGGTCAATCTGCTCTCGCCCTGCCGCAGGAAGGCGGCGACATGGTCATCCATTCGTCGTCACAGCACCCAACCGAAATTCAGCATAAGGTGGCTGACGCGCTTGGCCTGCCAATGCACTCTGTGCGTGTGGAAGTGCGCCGGATGGGCGGCGGCTTTGGCGGGAAAGAAAGCCAAGGCAACCATTTGGCCATTGCTTGCGCGATTATGGCGGCCCGCACCGGTCGACCTTGCAAGATGCGCTATGACCGGGATGACGATTTTATCGTCACCGGCAAGCGCCACGACGCGCGGGTGGAATACCGCGCCGGGTTCGACAAGGACGGCCACCTGCTTGGGGTCGATTTCACACAGCATATCCGGTGCGGGTGGGCGATGGATCTTTCCTTGCCCGTGGCTGACCGGGCCATGCTACATGCTGACAACGCCTATTTGTTGCCGGCGACGCGGATCACCTCTCATCGATGGAAAACTAACACGCAATCGGCCACCGCGTTTCGGGGGTTTGGCGGGCCTCAGGGTATGGTGGGAATGGAGCGCGTGATGGATCACGCAGCCCAGAAATTGGGATTGGACCCGTTGGAGTTGCGGCGGAAGAACTTCTACCGGGAGGCGCAAGTTACTGATGCCGGACCCTCCGGGGGGAGTTTTTCAGCCAAGATGAAAGGGGAGCGGCTGGCCACAGCGGATCTAAAGGGCCGTGGTGCTGTGCAGGTCTCGGGGGGCGGGGGCGCCAAGAGATTTGGCGGTGCGCATTCGCCGGTTCAGGGGGGAGAGGTTGAGAATACCACGCCCTACGGGATGGCGGTGGAGGATTTCGTGCTCCACGCCATGACCGAGCAGCTGGTGGAGGCATGCGATTACGCAGAGCGAGTGAAAGCCGTGGCCCAGTGGAACCGGAAAGAACCGGTGCTAAAGCGCGGCATTGCGCTGACGCCGGTGAAGTTTGGGATTTCCTTCACGCTGACACATCTTAATCAGGCCGGGGCGTTGGTGCATGTCTATCAGGATGGCTCCATTCACATGAACCATGGCGGCACGGAGATGGGGCAAGGCCTGTTCCAGAAGGTGGCACAGGTTGCGGCCAGCCGGTTCGGGGTCCCTGTAGGGCAGGTGAAGATCACCGCGACAGATACGGGCAAAGTGCCCAACACCTCGGCCACAGCGGCGTCTTCGGGCACAGACCTGAATGGGATGGCAGTGAAGGCCGCCTGCGATAAGATCCGGTTACGGATCGCAGAGGCGGTGGCGGGTGATCTTCAGGCGCAGCCTGAGGACGTTGTTTTCGCTGACGGATATGTGTCTTCGCCCCAAGCCGCCCTCACCTTCGCAGAGGCCGTGCAGCTCGCCTACATAAGGCGTGTTTCTCTCTCAGCTACGGGCTACTACAAAACGCCCAAGATCGCGTGGGACCGGATCGCCGGCCAAGGCCGTCCGTTCCTATATTTCGCCTATGGGGCGGCCTGTTCCGAGGTTGTGATCGACACATTGACCGGCGAAAATCGCATTCTTCGCACCGATATCCTTCACGATGCGGGTGCTTCCCTGAACCCTGCGCTTGATATTGGCCAAATCGAGGGCGGCTTCGTCCAAGGCGCTGGCTGGCTCACCACTGAGGAGTTGGTGTGGGATACCAAGGGCGCGCTCAAGACCCATGCACCGTCCACCTACAAAATCCCCTGCGCCTCGGACGCGCCTGATATCTTCAATGTTGCGCTTTATGATGCGCCAAATCGCGAGGACACGATCTACCGTTCCAAGGCGGTGGGAGAGCCGCCGTTCATGCTTGGAATCAGCGTATTTTCTGCCCTGTCCAACGCCTGTGCCGCGGCCGGGCCCGCCTTCCCCGACCTTCAGGCTCCTGCCACCGCTGAAGCTGTGCTTGCTGCCGTCACAAGGGCGCGCCAATGA
- the xdhA gene encoding xanthine dehydrogenase small subunit, whose protein sequence is MTTRFLLNGEPCVVEASPTRTLLDWLREDARLTGTKEGCNEGDCGACTVMVTEADGTSRALNACILFLPQLEGRAVRTVEGIAAPDGTLHPVQQAMVDLHGSQCGFCTPGFITSMATAHKNGATDHEDQLAGNLCRCTGYAPILRAAQAAASAPVPDHLNADASALASPPFLVPEISQGESAGRGTASPRPAPAGPTKAPFQPTSSDELAQWYIDHPDATLVAGATDVGLWVTKQHRDLGQIAFLNQCADLKGITTDPNTIRFGAMTSVTDVLAAMRARHESFAEMLRRYGSVQVRNAATIGGNIANGSPIGDSPPALIALGATLHLRRGDMRRDLPLEDFFIDYGKQDRAAGEFVEAVSIPVQPDTLRVYKLSKRFDQDISAVCGAFNLTVTDGTITAARIAFGGMAGTPKRATAVEQALLGRTATEETALAALGAFTEDFAPLTDMRATSDYRMKSAQNMLLRYMAEMSGRNVSVLEVRP, encoded by the coding sequence ATGACGACCCGGTTCCTTTTAAACGGAGAACCCTGCGTGGTGGAGGCCTCCCCCACCCGCACACTGCTAGATTGGCTGCGCGAAGACGCGCGGCTGACAGGCACCAAAGAAGGCTGCAACGAAGGCGACTGCGGCGCCTGCACTGTTATGGTGACAGAGGCCGACGGCACGTCCCGGGCGCTCAACGCCTGCATCCTGTTTCTACCCCAACTCGAAGGCCGCGCCGTGCGTACCGTCGAAGGCATCGCCGCGCCCGATGGAACCCTGCACCCTGTGCAACAAGCGATGGTGGATCTTCACGGCAGCCAATGCGGCTTCTGCACGCCGGGCTTCATCACCTCCATGGCCACGGCTCACAAAAACGGCGCCACGGACCACGAAGATCAACTGGCAGGCAACCTCTGCCGCTGCACGGGCTACGCGCCCATCCTCCGCGCCGCACAGGCCGCCGCCTCCGCCCCGGTCCCTGATCACTTGAACGCCGACGCCTCGGCTCTCGCCTCCCCCCCATTCCTCGTTCCTGAAATATCCCAGGGGGAGTCCGCAGGACGGGGGACAGCGTCCCCCCGCCCCGCCCCGGCGGGGCCAACAAAGGCTCCCTTTCAGCCCACGTCATCCGATGAACTCGCACAATGGTACATCGATCACCCCGACGCCACGCTTGTCGCAGGGGCCACGGATGTGGGCCTCTGGGTGACCAAACAACACCGCGACCTCGGCCAGATCGCCTTCCTCAACCAATGCGCCGACCTCAAGGGCATTACGACCGACCCAAACACCATCCGCTTCGGTGCCATGACATCCGTGACAGACGTGCTTGCCGCCATGAGAGCTCGCCACGAAAGTTTTGCCGAAATGCTCCGGCGTTATGGCTCGGTTCAAGTGCGCAATGCCGCCACGATCGGCGGCAACATCGCCAACGGCTCGCCCATCGGTGACAGCCCCCCCGCGTTGATCGCCCTTGGCGCGACCCTGCACCTGCGCCGGGGCGATATGCGGCGCGACCTGCCGTTGGAGGATTTCTTTATCGACTACGGCAAACAGGACCGGGCTGCTGGCGAGTTTGTGGAGGCAGTTTCCATTCCCGTGCAACCTGACACTTTGCGTGTCTACAAATTGTCCAAGCGCTTTGACCAAGACATTTCCGCCGTCTGCGGTGCATTCAACCTAACGGTCACGGATGGCACGATCACCGCGGCCCGGATCGCCTTTGGAGGGATGGCGGGCACACCAAAGCGGGCGACAGCCGTGGAACAGGCGTTGCTTGGCCGGACTGCAACCGAAGAGACCGCCTTGGCAGCGCTCGGGGCGTTCACAGAGGATTTTGCGCCACTGACCGATATGCGGGCCACTTCCGACTACCGCATGAAATCGGCGCAAAATATGCTGTTGCGCTACATGGCGGAAATGTCCGGCCGAAACGTCAGCGTGTTGGAGGTACGGCCATGA
- a CDS encoding metalloregulator ArsR/SmtB family transcription factor, translated as MANNLDHLFTALSDPTRRAVIAQLGSGEAPVSTLAQPHDMALPSFLKHLAQLERAGLVTSRKVGRTRICTLHPEALRTAQSWLDQQRAVWEGKLDRLDAFLSKDTP; from the coding sequence ATGGCTAACAATCTCGATCACCTCTTCACCGCCCTCTCCGACCCCACCCGCCGCGCGGTTATCGCGCAATTGGGCAGCGGCGAGGCTCCTGTCTCGACGCTGGCCCAACCCCACGACATGGCTTTGCCCAGCTTCCTCAAGCACCTCGCGCAGCTGGAACGGGCGGGGCTTGTGACCTCTCGTAAGGTCGGGCGCACGCGCATCTGCACGCTGCACCCCGAAGCCCTGCGAACCGCGCAAAGCTGGCTCGACCAACAACGCGCCGTTTGGGAGGGGAAGCTAGACCGCCTCGATGCATTTCTCAGCAAGGATACCCCATGA
- the dnaE gene encoding DNA polymerase III subunit alpha translates to MSKHPKFIHLRLHTEYSLLEGAMKVKKMPGMVADAGMPAVAVTDTNNMFCALEFSEMAKKAGVQPIIGIQIDVEYEVAAPGEKAKAPAGMVLLAQNRLGYENLMKLNSALYLRGDGTPPHVTLSELAQHTDGLICLTGGPDGPLGQHLRAAQMPKAEALLTTLSAIYPDRLYVELQRHPTEGGLPEAEKLTERGHVELAYAHNLPLVATNDVYFPKPEIFEAHDAMMCIAQGAYVDQSEPRRRLTPQHSFKSPDEMAALFADLPEALENTVEIARRCAFRAEMHDPILPKFADDEVSELRRMANEGLQERLRVIPHATSVEEYQKRLDFELEIIEGMGFPGYFLIVADFIQWSKDNSIPVGPGRGSGAGSLVAYALTITDLDPLRYSLLFERFLNPERISMPDFDIDFCMDRREEVIRYVQEKYGRDRVGQIITFGALLSKAAVRDVGRVLQMPFGQVDRLSKMIPVEGVKPVGIAQAIKDEPRFIEEMRESEQDKRDGRVNPTRRLMDYAEKIEGLLRNASTHAAGVVIGDRPLDELVPLYRDPRSDMPATQFNMKWVEPAGLVKFDFLGLKTLTVIQNAIDLIHASGRQLHEGPDGTRLYEPPEGAENQINAIPLDDKASYELYASAKTVAVFQVESSGMMDALRRMKPDCIEDIIALVALYRPGPMENIPKFCEVKNGTSERDRLHPTVDHLLDETQGIIVYQEQVMQIAQEMAGYSLGGADMLRRAMGKKIQEAMDAERPKFLKGAAENGVDEAKALETWALLDKFANYGFNKSHAAAYAVVSYQTAWLKANHPVEFMAAVMNCDIHLTDKLAVYKQEVDRMEIETLPPCVNRSAATFTVIDGKIHYALGALKNVGVEAMKMIVEGRTTEQGVKPYATLFDLARRVDLKRVGKRSLEMLARAGAFDELDRNRRRILDSLDGLTAYSAAIHDQAASNQVSLFGDAGEDLPEPRLSSAPDWLPNERLAEEHKAVGFYFSGHPLDDYMPALKRRKVMTLAEVEARVQQGPFVAKMAGSVSVKQERKSQKGNRFAFVSLSDPTGLYEITIFSDTLEASREYLETGNNVIIQAEATLEADQLKLLGRSVQPVDNAIAGEANGLRVFIEDEVGIVSVESLLERTSDEGAKASKGPIHLCLMAPDLPGEVEVILGDNFPVSPQIKGALRSLEGVVMVEEV, encoded by the coding sequence ATGTCAAAGCACCCAAAGTTCATTCACCTGCGCCTTCACACCGAATACTCGCTGCTGGAAGGCGCGATGAAGGTGAAGAAGATGCCGGGCATGGTGGCGGACGCGGGCATGCCTGCGGTGGCTGTGACCGACACGAACAACATGTTCTGTGCGCTCGAATTCTCGGAAATGGCGAAGAAGGCGGGCGTGCAGCCCATCATCGGCATACAGATTGACGTGGAATACGAGGTTGCAGCGCCCGGAGAGAAGGCAAAAGCCCCCGCCGGGATGGTCTTGCTGGCGCAAAACCGGCTTGGGTATGAGAACCTGATGAAGCTGAATTCTGCCCTGTATCTGCGGGGCGATGGCACGCCCCCCCATGTGACGCTGTCGGAATTGGCGCAACACACGGACGGGTTGATCTGCCTGACGGGCGGGCCCGATGGCCCCCTAGGCCAACACCTGCGCGCGGCACAGATGCCGAAGGCCGAGGCGCTTTTGACAACCCTGTCCGCGATTTACCCCGATCGCCTTTATGTGGAGCTGCAACGCCACCCCACCGAAGGCGGCTTGCCCGAGGCCGAAAAACTGACCGAGAGGGGTCACGTGGAACTGGCCTATGCCCATAATCTGCCACTGGTCGCCACCAACGACGTTTACTTCCCCAAGCCAGAAATCTTTGAGGCCCACGACGCGATGATGTGCATCGCTCAAGGGGCCTACGTTGACCAATCCGAGCCGCGCCGCCGCCTGACGCCGCAACATAGCTTCAAGTCGCCCGACGAAATGGCAGCCCTGTTTGCGGACTTGCCAGAGGCCTTGGAAAACACCGTGGAGATCGCGCGGCGCTGCGCCTTCCGGGCCGAAATGCACGACCCGATCCTGCCGAAATTTGCCGATGACGAGGTGTCCGAGCTGCGCCGCATGGCGAATGAGGGTTTGCAGGAACGCCTGCGCGTGATCCCCCATGCGACCAGCGTTGAAGAATACCAGAAGCGGCTCGATTTTGAGCTGGAGATCATCGAAGGCATGGGCTTCCCCGGTTACTTCCTGATCGTGGCCGACTTTATCCAGTGGTCCAAGGATAACTCGATTCCGGTCGGGCCGGGGCGGGGGTCGGGGGCGGGCAGCTTGGTGGCTTACGCGCTGACGATCACCGACCTTGATCCGTTGCGCTACAGCCTTCTGTTTGAACGCTTCCTAAACCCTGAACGTATCTCGATGCCGGATTTCGACATCGACTTCTGTATGGATCGCCGGGAAGAGGTGATCCGCTATGTGCAGGAAAAATATGGCCGTGACCGGGTCGGGCAGATCATCACCTTCGGTGCGCTGCTGTCCAAAGCCGCCGTGCGCGATGTGGGCCGGGTTTTGCAGATGCCGTTTGGGCAGGTGGACCGGCTGTCGAAGATGATCCCCGTGGAGGGCGTGAAGCCCGTCGGCATCGCGCAGGCCATCAAGGACGAGCCACGCTTTATCGAGGAAATGCGCGAGAGTGAGCAGGACAAGCGCGACGGTCGCGTGAACCCGACACGCCGCCTGATGGATTACGCCGAGAAGATTGAAGGATTGCTGCGCAACGCCTCTACCCACGCGGCTGGCGTGGTGATTGGGGACCGTCCGCTTGACGAATTGGTGCCGCTGTATCGTGATCCGCGCTCGGACATGCCAGCGACGCAGTTCAACATGAAGTGGGTGGAACCGGCCGGTCTGGTGAAGTTCGACTTTCTGGGCCTGAAAACCCTGACAGTAATCCAGAACGCGATTGATCTGATCCATGCCTCGGGCCGGCAGTTGCATGAAGGGCCCGATGGTACCCGGCTCTACGAGCCGCCAGAGGGGGCCGAGAACCAGATCAACGCCATTCCGTTGGATGATAAGGCCTCGTACGAGCTCTATGCTTCGGCAAAGACGGTGGCGGTGTTTCAGGTGGAATCCAGTGGCATGATGGATGCGCTGCGGCGCATGAAACCGGACTGTATCGAGGACATCATCGCCCTTGTGGCGCTCTATCGCCCCGGCCCGATGGAGAACATTCCCAAGTTCTGTGAGGTCAAGAACGGCACCAGCGAACGCGACCGTTTGCACCCCACCGTGGACCATCTGCTGGATGAGACCCAAGGCATCATCGTTTACCAAGAACAAGTGATGCAGATCGCGCAGGAAATGGCGGGATACTCGCTTGGCGGCGCGGACATGTTGCGCCGCGCGATGGGTAAGAAAATTCAGGAAGCGATGGACGCAGAACGTCCCAAATTCCTGAAAGGTGCGGCTGAAAACGGCGTGGACGAGGCCAAGGCGCTAGAAACATGGGCACTTCTGGACAAGTTCGCCAACTACGGCTTCAACAAGTCCCACGCGGCGGCTTATGCGGTTGTGTCGTACCAAACGGCGTGGCTAAAGGCGAACCATCCGGTCGAATTCATGGCCGCCGTGATGAACTGCGATATCCATCTGACCGACAAACTGGCTGTCTATAAGCAAGAGGTTGACCGGATGGAGATTGAGACTCTCCCCCCCTGCGTTAACCGTTCTGCGGCGACGTTTACAGTGATCGACGGGAAGATCCACTATGCCCTCGGCGCGTTGAAAAACGTGGGCGTTGAAGCGATGAAAATGATCGTGGAGGGGCGCACGACAGAGCAAGGTGTGAAGCCTTATGCGACGCTCTTTGACCTCGCGCGGCGGGTGGATTTGAAACGTGTTGGCAAGCGCTCCCTTGAAATGCTGGCGCGGGCGGGTGCGTTTGATGAGCTGGACCGCAACCGCCGCCGCATTCTTGATAGCCTCGATGGGCTGACCGCGTACTCTGCTGCGATCCATGATCAGGCAGCGTCCAATCAGGTGTCATTGTTTGGCGATGCGGGCGAAGATCTGCCCGAACCGCGCCTGTCCTCTGCCCCTGATTGGCTCCCGAATGAGCGTCTCGCAGAAGAGCATAAGGCCGTGGGTTTCTACTTCTCGGGCCACCCTTTGGACGATTACATGCCCGCCCTGAAAAGGCGCAAGGTGATGACTCTGGCCGAGGTCGAGGCCCGCGTACAGCAGGGGCCCTTCGTGGCGAAGATGGCGGGTTCGGTCAGTGTGAAGCAGGAGCGCAAAAGCCAGAAGGGCAACCGCTTTGCATTCGTCTCGCTTAGCGACCCCACGGGGCTTTACGAGATCACCATCTTCTCGGACACGCTGGAAGCCTCTCGTGAGTATCTGGAGACAGGCAACAACGTCATCATCCAGGCCGAAGCGACGTTAGAGGCGGATCAGTTGAAGCTTCTGGGCCGCTCTGTCCAACCCGTCGATAACGCGATTGCCGGAGAGGCTAACGGCCTGCGCGTCTTCATCGAAGATGAAGTCGGGATCGTATCCGTTGAGTCGCTGCTAGAGCGCACGTCGGACGAGGGGGCGAAGGCTTCAAAGGGGCCAATACACCTGTGCTTGATGGCGCCGGACCTGCCCGGAGAGGTGGAGGTGATCTTGGGCGATAACTTCCCGGTCTCGCCTCAGATTAAAGGCGCGTTGCGGTCACTGGAGGGCGTGGTGATGGTGGAGGAGGTTTAG